Proteins encoded within one genomic window of Marinobacter halotolerans:
- a CDS encoding IscS subfamily cysteine desulfurase, with protein MKNPVYLDYAATTPVDPSVADEMIKFLTSDGVYGNPASRSHGFGWQAEAAVEKSRRQVANLIHADPREIVWTSGATESDNLAIKGVVEAAVERPGQAHIITSLIEHKAVVDTCKWLEKQGVEVTWLAPSADGRISPRQVQEALRDNTILVSLMLVNNELGCVTDVAAIGDLLRERDVLFHVDAAQAAGKMAVDVGQLKVDLLSLSGHKVYGPKGVGALYVRRAPEVRVAAQIHGGGHERGMRSGTLPTHQLVGMGKAFEIAAGLIEEEPVRLESLRERLFEGLGALEGVSVNGSTEYRVPGIINLSFDGVDAESLMLGLRELAVSSGSACSSAAVEPSYVLRGIGLDERHAHQALRFSFGRYTQPEDVEFAVSRIVDVVTRLRAVR; from the coding sequence ATGAAGAATCCTGTCTACCTGGATTATGCGGCAACAACCCCCGTCGATCCGTCTGTTGCTGACGAAATGATCAAGTTCCTCACGTCGGACGGGGTCTATGGTAATCCGGCGTCCCGGTCCCACGGATTCGGCTGGCAGGCCGAGGCCGCCGTCGAGAAGAGCAGGCGCCAGGTGGCGAATCTCATTCACGCCGATCCGCGGGAAATTGTCTGGACTTCCGGTGCAACCGAATCCGACAACCTGGCGATCAAGGGAGTCGTCGAAGCCGCTGTTGAGCGCCCTGGTCAGGCCCACATAATCACGTCGCTGATCGAGCACAAGGCCGTGGTCGATACCTGTAAGTGGCTTGAAAAACAGGGCGTTGAGGTTACCTGGCTCGCCCCGTCTGCCGATGGCCGTATTTCCCCCAGGCAGGTCCAGGAGGCGCTGCGGGACAATACGATCCTGGTGAGCCTTATGCTGGTGAACAATGAGCTCGGCTGTGTGACGGATGTTGCAGCCATAGGCGACCTGTTGCGGGAACGCGACGTGTTGTTTCATGTGGATGCAGCCCAGGCAGCGGGCAAAATGGCGGTGGATGTTGGCCAGTTGAAGGTGGATCTGCTGTCGCTGTCTGGCCACAAGGTGTACGGTCCGAAAGGCGTCGGTGCGCTCTACGTCCGGCGGGCACCGGAGGTGCGGGTGGCGGCGCAGATTCATGGCGGCGGCCACGAGCGCGGTATGCGCTCGGGTACTTTGCCCACTCACCAGCTTGTGGGGATGGGAAAGGCCTTTGAGATTGCAGCCGGACTGATTGAAGAAGAACCTGTCCGCCTTGAATCCCTGCGAGAACGGCTCTTCGAGGGTCTTGGCGCGCTCGAAGGCGTATCAGTTAACGGCAGCACGGAATACCGTGTGCCAGGCATTATCAATCTGTCCTTTGATGGAGTCGATGCGGAATCTTTGATGCTTGGGCTGCGGGAATTGGCGGTGTCCTCCGGGTCCGCCTGTTCTTCCGCAGCGGTTGAGCCCTCCTATGTGCTTCGAGGCATAGGGCTTGATGAGCGCCATGCCCATCAGGCACTGCGCTTTTCCTTCGGACGTTACACGCAGCCGGAAGATGTTGAATTTGCTGTGTCCCGGATTGTTGACGTAGTGACGCGCCTGCGTGCTGTGCGGTAG
- the iscR gene encoding Fe-S cluster assembly transcriptional regulator IscR, with the protein MRLTTKGRYAVTAMLDLALHGDQGPVSLADISQRQGISLSYLEQLFSRLRRKQLVSSIRGPGGGYQLSRGADAVFIAEVVDAVSESLDTTRCGNKGDCQNGEKCLTHHLWSDLSDQIHQFLSDISLGDLMKKREIQVVAARQNLRQAEQDSQAINTERLTNQAPA; encoded by the coding sequence ATGAGACTGACCACCAAAGGCCGCTATGCGGTAACAGCAATGCTTGATCTGGCTCTTCACGGAGACCAGGGTCCGGTCAGTCTTGCTGATATATCCCAGCGTCAGGGCATCTCGCTTTCGTACCTTGAGCAGCTCTTTTCAAGGCTAAGGCGAAAGCAGCTCGTGTCCAGTATCCGAGGCCCCGGCGGCGGTTATCAGTTAAGCCGTGGTGCCGATGCGGTGTTCATTGCCGAAGTTGTGGATGCGGTCAGCGAATCTCTGGACACAACCCGCTGCGGGAACAAAGGCGACTGCCAGAATGGTGAGAAATGTCTTACCCACCATCTCTGGTCGGATCTGAGTGACCAGATTCATCAGTTTCTGAGCGACATCAGCCTCGGAGACCTAATGAAGAAGCGTGAAATTCAGGTAGTGGCCGCCCGGCAGAATCTCCGCCAGGCCGAGCAGGATTCGCAGGCCATCAACACCGAGCGCCTTACCAACCAGGCTCCGGCCTGA
- the cysE gene encoding serine O-acetyltransferase, producing MFERLREDVRSVFHRDPAARNTFEVLTNYPGLHALLCHRFSHWLWGLGLKWLARTFSTLARWITGIEIHPGATIGRRFFIDHGMGVVIGETTVIGDDVTLYQGVTLGGTSWNKGKRHPTLGNGVVVGAGAKILGPFEVGAGAKIGSNSVVTKAVPEGATVVGIPGRIVAKRKGEDDQRRKEMEERMGFDAYGVTEEMPDPVARAMRSLLDHMHVVDDRIENMCKALRKVNSEYQNGALPPLEEEDFDCVRDDEPPQR from the coding sequence ATGTTTGAGCGCTTGAGGGAAGATGTGAGAAGCGTGTTTCATCGCGATCCGGCGGCCAGAAATACGTTTGAGGTGCTGACCAACTATCCCGGACTCCACGCGCTGCTGTGTCACCGGTTTTCGCACTGGCTCTGGGGCCTGGGGCTTAAATGGCTTGCCCGAACCTTTTCTACTCTTGCCCGCTGGATTACCGGCATCGAGATCCATCCTGGCGCTACCATCGGTCGACGCTTTTTCATTGATCACGGTATGGGCGTGGTTATTGGTGAAACCACGGTGATCGGCGACGATGTAACGCTTTACCAGGGCGTTACCCTGGGTGGAACCAGCTGGAACAAGGGCAAGCGCCATCCAACGCTGGGTAATGGTGTGGTGGTCGGAGCCGGTGCGAAAATCCTGGGCCCCTTTGAAGTGGGGGCCGGCGCGAAGATCGGTTCCAACTCGGTGGTGACCAAGGCGGTGCCGGAGGGCGCTACCGTTGTGGGCATCCCCGGCCGCATCGTGGCCAAGCGCAAGGGTGAAGACGATCAACGCCGTAAAGAGATGGAAGAGCGCATGGGCTTCGATGCCTATGGCGTCACCGAGGAGATGCCGGACCCGGTTGCCCGCGCCATGCGCAGCCTGCTGGATCATATGCACGTCGTGGACGATCGGATCGAGAACATGTGCAAGGCACTCAGGAAAGTGAACAGCGAGTACCAGAACGGCGCACTTCCACCGCTGGAAGAAGAGGACTTTGACTGTGTCCGGGATGATGAACCGCCCCAGCGGTGA
- the trmJ gene encoding tRNA (cytosine(32)/uridine(32)-2'-O)-methyltransferase TrmJ yields MHKSALPQDSNRGFTDQIRIVLVETSHSGNIGAVARAMKNMGLGNLYLVNPASFPDEASYARSAGASDVLDNARVCESLDEAISDCVCVMGTSARGRKVPWPVIAPPDAAAKAFEQSVAGPVALVFGRENHGLSNDELQRCHFHIHIPSNPDYSSLNLSMAVQVVCYELRMYFLRGVEGGEQSPYLRPMVAPSDPGWDVSPAPVQDVESFFEHLEQVLVDVEFHRREKPRQLMTRLRRLFQRAQMDQMEINILRGILTAVQKSAGGPGNGSRVKTIPGEQE; encoded by the coding sequence ATGCACAAGTCTGCATTGCCTCAGGACAGCAACCGCGGGTTTACCGACCAGATTCGCATTGTTCTGGTTGAAACCTCTCATTCCGGCAACATTGGCGCAGTCGCCCGCGCAATGAAAAACATGGGGTTGGGTAATCTGTATCTGGTCAATCCGGCTTCCTTTCCGGATGAAGCCTCATATGCACGCTCTGCCGGCGCGTCTGATGTGCTGGACAACGCCCGTGTGTGTGAAAGCCTTGATGAGGCTATTTCAGACTGCGTCTGCGTGATGGGTACCAGCGCCCGGGGAAGAAAAGTGCCCTGGCCGGTCATTGCGCCCCCGGATGCCGCTGCAAAGGCATTTGAGCAGTCCGTTGCCGGGCCGGTTGCGCTGGTCTTCGGGCGGGAGAATCACGGGCTGAGCAATGACGAGCTACAGCGGTGCCATTTTCACATCCATATCCCTTCGAATCCGGACTACAGCTCGTTGAATCTGTCCATGGCTGTGCAGGTGGTGTGTTACGAATTACGAATGTATTTTCTTCGCGGCGTTGAAGGAGGGGAGCAGAGCCCCTATTTAAGGCCAATGGTAGCCCCGAGCGATCCGGGCTGGGATGTTTCTCCGGCGCCGGTTCAGGATGTCGAGAGCTTTTTCGAGCATCTGGAGCAGGTGTTGGTGGACGTGGAGTTCCATCGTCGTGAGAAACCCCGCCAGCTAATGACCCGTTTGCGCCGGCTTTTTCAGCGGGCTCAGATGGACCAGATGGAAATCAACATACTCCGGGGTATCCTGACGGCCGTTCAGAAATCCGCAGGCGGGCCCGGAAACGGCTCACGGGTGAAAACAATCCCAGGTGAACAGGAATAA